A portion of the Cryptomeria japonica chromosome 5, Sugi_1.0, whole genome shotgun sequence genome contains these proteins:
- the LOC131875978 gene encoding uncharacterized protein LOC131875978, which yields MVVAYAGNLRNNTITEVEGMALLWGLKMANSIGIKQLEIEGDFQIIMESIKGNSLVGWRVGSILRDIRCLLVRMEDFTICHIFREGNKAVDSMAVVGRLQNGLRCWRDPSLLPVTTKLILEKEKAFTQEGTVLSI from the coding sequence ATGGTTGTAGCCTATGCTGGCAACCTAAGGAATAATACAATCACTGAAGTTGAAGGAATGGCCCTCCTCTGGGGTCTGAAAATGGCTAACTCTATAGGAATAAAACAgctagaaattgaaggagacttCCAAATCATTATGGAATCAATTAAAGGGAACTCATTGGTAGGATGGAGAGTGGGATCCATTTTGAGGGATATCAGGTGCCTCTTGGTCAGGATGGAAGACTTCACCATCTGCCACATCTTCAGAGAAGGAAACAAAGCTGTTGATTCCATGGCGGTTGTTGGAAGACTGCAAAAtggcttacgatgttggagggacCCCAGTCTACTGCCAGTCACCACAAAGTTAATCTTGGAAAAGGAGAAGGCCTTTACCCAGGAAGGAACCGTCTTATCCATCTAG